A portion of the Cryptomeria japonica chromosome 5, Sugi_1.0, whole genome shotgun sequence genome contains these proteins:
- the LOC131876099 gene encoding disease resistance protein Roq1-like: MGYEGKGLRKNEQGSQEPIQPIMRPKYEGLGYGKKDSSEVSEQGMENAVQYQPPATKIPFDTNNKFNVFLSFRGKDVRTTFVDHLYESLSGEGLKVFLDSEELEKGKEIDSNLQEAIKTSDVLIPIFSKHYAESTWCLKEAAQMWRSNGFIIPLFHDVEPSDVRYPQREGGPFAKAFQKHYSHLDRQDEKTIEEWKNVLHQISSLSGWTRAEEFGFDAYFFAQKNGTLVDLQGAILRRLVNYHGEVSSVAEGKALMKNVLQGVRALVILDDVNDLSHLDALNGDWCGPGKDEALQLFCWHAFSRAFAETPYKKLSTRIARACKGHPLSLQVIRAYLFDKKERDDIQYWEEALHNIGENQEISKVLRISYDGLRHVEKEMFLDIACCFAGKKENDAVTFWEVLYPKRVKTALKNLSLKMLINESGPKNLLDMHDLLRGMGKGIQEQIDNNSRLLLPMGSHRALSRDRAEGVNMLVYTGDNGKEPVSFHRMPSIRYLVVQNTKIVGNIGKFAPNLLWIKIKNCELGGMYTWLTLRNRFQLDSSWSQVRILSVEQCPTFTIIPKTLDSLVNFRCLYLQDCVALTILPDTLDNMAQLKELHLCGCTNLTSLPETVGNLMQLEILRLKDCTALRSLPSTIGNLVQLQELVLKRCTGLRNVPNTIGDLAQLQTLITYNCSSLQSIPYPFGKLKNLRRLHIPGWTDLESFHDAVISLAQLRELSRSVGIGSSVQKKFNVYIVYHAADERKILMAHKYKHLRTGSLCLCTGSEDKESSDIRDAIDSCDILVLGLSKSFAESIVCMKKFAAIRRSKNGLIVSLSLRSFTQSCRIKFLSTLREL; the protein is encoded by the exons AACAAGGGATGGAGAATGCTGTTCAGTATCAGCCTCCCGCCACCAAAATTCCCTTCGATACCAACAACAAATTTAACGTGTTTCTCAGCTTTCGCGGAAAAGATGTGAGAACAACTTTTGTCGACCATCTCTACGAATCTCTCTCGGGAGAGGGACTTAAGGTTTTCCTCGACAGCGAAGAGCTGGAGAAAGGCAAAGAAATCGATTCAAATTTGCAGGAAGCCATTAAAACAAGTGATGTTCTGATCCCTATATTTTCTAAACACTATGCAGAATCAACTTGGTGTCTGAAGGAGGCTGCCCAGATGTGGAGATCCAATGGCTTCATCATTCCTCTTTTCCATGATGTGGAGCCCTCTGATGTTCGCTACCCTCAAAGAGAGGGAGGTCCATTCGCCAAGGCATTCCAAAAGCATTACAGCCATTTAGATCGGCAGGATGAGAAAACAATCGAGGAATGGAAGAATGTTCTTCATCAAATCTCTTCTCTTTCTGGTTGGACAAGGGCGGAAGAATTCGG GTTTGATGCTTATTTCTTTGCACAGAAAAATGGTACCCTTGTAGACTTGCAAGGGGCAATTCTAAGAAGATTGGTAAATTACCATGGAGAAGTTTCAAGTGTTGCCGAGGGAAAAGCTCTGATGAAAAACGTATTGCAAGGAGTTCGTGCCCTTGTCATTTTGGATGATGTGAATGATCTGAGTCACTTGGATGCACTGAATGGGGACTGGTGTGGGCCTG GGAAGGATGAAGCTCTTCAATTGTTTTGTTGGCATGCTTTCTCGAGGGCGTTCGCGGAGACCCCCTACAAAAAGCTTTCTACAAGAATTGCAAGAGCCTGCAAGGGTCATCCTCTTTCATTACAAGTTATTAGAGCATATTTGTTTGATAAGAAAGAGCGGGATGACATTCAATATTGGGAAGAAGCTCTCCATAACATTGGGGAAAATCAAGAAATATCCAAAGTCCTTCGAATCAGTTATGATGGACTTCGCCATGTTGAGAAGGAAATGTTTCTGGATATAGCTTGTTGTTTTGCTGGTAAAAAAGAAAATGATGCTGTTACCTTCTGGGAAGTTTTATACCCAAAAAGAGTTAAAACAGCTCTCAAGAATCTTTCGCTGAAAATGCTTATAAATGAGAGTGGCCCTAAAAATCTCCTCGATATGCATGACCTTCTGCGGGGAATGGGAAAAGGAATTCAAGAGCAGATTGATAATAATAGCAGACTCTTGCTGCCTATGGGTTCACACAGAGCTTTGAGCAGAGACAGAGCAGAGGGAGTGAATATGCTTGTTTACACAGGGGATAATGGAAAAGAGCCTGTGAGCTTCCATAGAATGCCATCCATACGCTACCTAGTTGTGCAAAATACAAAAATAGTGGGAAACATTGGAAAGTTCGCTCCGAATTTGTTATggataaaaataaaaaactgtGAATTAGGTGGTATGTATACATGGTTAACATTAAGAAACAGATTCCAACTGGATAGCAGTTGGTCCCAAGTCAGGATTTTAAGTGTAGAGCAGTGTCCAACTTTTACGATAATCCCAAAGACACTTGACAGCTTGGTGAACTTCCGATGCTTGTATCTGCAGGATTGTGTTGCTCTCACAATTCTTCCAGACACACTTGATAACATGGCACAATTGAAGGAGTTGCATTTGTGCGGCTGTACAAATTTAACAAGCCTTCCTGAAACTGTAGGCAACTTGATGCAGTTAGAAATCTTGCGTTTGAAAGACTGTACAGCTCTAAGAAGCCTTCCCAGCACTATAGGTAATTTAGTTCAACTACAGGAGCTGGTCTTGAAAAGATGTACAGGGCTAAGGAATGTTCCCAACACAATAGGTGACTTGGCACAACTCCAGACTTTGATTACGTATAATTGTTCAAGTTTACAGAGCATTCCTTACCCGTTCGGCAAGTTAAAAAATCTTAGGCGATTACACATTCCAGGTTGGACAGACCTAGAAAGCTTTCATGATGCGGTTATCAGTTTAGCCCAGCTTAGGGAGTTAAGCAG AAGCGTCGGGATAGGAAGCTCGGTGCAGAAGAAGTTTAATGTCTACATTGTTTACCACGCAGCAGATGAAAGGAAAATATTGATGGCTCATAAGTACAAACACCTGCGCACCGGATCACTTTGTTTGTGCACAGgcagtgaggataaggaaagtagTGACATTAGGGATGCAATTGATAGCTGTGATATTCTTGTCCTTGGTTTATCCAAGAGCTTTGCAGAGTCGATTGTGTGCATGAAAAAGTTCGCAGCCATAAGGCGCTCGAAGAATGGCCTTATTGTTTCTCTATCCCTTCGCAGCTTTACACAGTCCTGTCGTATCAAATTTTTGAGCACATTGAGAGAGTTATGA